One window from the genome of Deltaproteobacteria bacterium encodes:
- a CDS encoding response regulator yields MSEMRPYRVLIVDDHADMRQLIAFTLKRSELPLVVTMATNGIEALVRAQADCPNIVLLDVMMPGMNGFEVCAQLRSNPRTASACIIMLTALTDADAREEGRRVGADSFMTKPFRWTDLVARIREAIEQSAGEIVLPDEPAEVELVAAR; encoded by the coding sequence ATGAGTGAGATGCGCCCATACCGGGTCCTAATCGTTGACGACCATGCGGACATGCGCCAGCTGATCGCCTTCACGCTCAAGCGCAGCGAATTGCCGCTAGTCGTAACCATGGCCACCAATGGGATCGAGGCGCTGGTGCGCGCGCAAGCGGACTGCCCGAATATCGTCCTGCTGGATGTGATGATGCCGGGCATGAACGGCTTCGAGGTGTGCGCGCAGCTACGCTCGAACCCGCGCACCGCCTCTGCTTGTATCATCATGCTCACCGCGCTGACCGACGCCGATGCCAGAGAAGAGGGACGGCGCGTGGGTGCGGACTCGTTCATGACCAAGCCCTTCCGCTGGACCGACCTGGTGGCGCGGATCCGCGAGGCAATCGAGCAGTCGGCCGGCGAGATCGTGCTGCCGGACGAGCCTGCGGAGGTGGA